One window from the genome of Streptomyces sp. NBC_01476 encodes:
- a CDS encoding DUF6643 family protein, with protein MTTPRGSYGGGYGGYYPSSSSFPDTPIYDSLVAERGTPQIAPIRVPAAYSPYESGGYNSYGGGSNLPALPAALPALPPGPSAPSQYPQPQAPMPMQNAMQNGYPQPAGYQPQQQTAYIPQQQPAPRAGGYNGYGNGASYQPQAPQPAPGGYEAARPVPPRPAQPRQMPGGHPEEQYPRRNLGLGVPPAQQQGGGYYQG; from the coding sequence ATGACCACCCCCCGCGGTTCGTACGGTGGCGGCTACGGCGGCTACTACCCCTCGTCTTCGTCCTTCCCGGACACCCCGATCTACGACAGCCTCGTCGCCGAACGCGGCACCCCGCAGATCGCCCCCATCCGCGTGCCCGCTGCTTACTCTCCGTACGAGTCGGGCGGCTACAACTCCTACGGTGGCGGCAGTAATCTGCCGGCGCTGCCCGCCGCTCTTCCGGCACTGCCGCCCGGCCCGTCCGCGCCGTCGCAGTACCCGCAGCCGCAGGCGCCGATGCCGATGCAGAACGCGATGCAGAACGGCTATCCGCAGCCCGCGGGCTACCAGCCGCAGCAGCAGACCGCTTACATACCCCAGCAGCAGCCGGCTCCGCGGGCCGGCGGCTATAACGGATACGGGAACGGGGCCAGTTACCAGCCACAGGCCCCGCAGCCCGCGCCCGGCGGGTACGAGGCCGCGCGCCCGGTGCCGCCGCGTCCCGCGCAGCCGCGCCAGATGCCCGGCGGCCACCCGGAGGAGCAGTACCCGCGGCGCAACCTCGGCCTCGGTGTCCCCC